The Mesotoga infera region CGCTGCTGCAGGGATCACCTCCGTAAACGAGATTATGCTTGTCTGCAAGTTTCTGAATCTCACCGGTTATCACTCCCGGTTCAACGGTAATCATCATGTTTGCTTCGTCGAATTCAAGAATCCTGTTCATCTTCTCGAAACTCATGACGATTCCGCGGTACGAAGGCACGGCGCCTCCCGAAAGGCCCGTTCCCGCACCTCTTGGCGTAACTGGAATCATGTGTCTGTTTGCAAATTTCATGATCTCCGACACTTCCTCAGTGCTTACAGGGAATGTGACGACTTCCGGTCTGACGGCTCTCAATTCTGCCGTCTCGTCTTTCGAATATCTATCCAATGACTCCTCATCGTATTTGACTGAGATTTTGAGAAGAGATTGCAATTCTTCAATCAGGTCCGCGTTCAACTGTCCGTAATTCATTTCTTCACCTCCGACTCAAGCGACTCGGCAAGTTCATTCAGAATCTCGACCGCATCTCCAACAAGCCCAATATCTGCGAAATTGAAAATCGCGGCGTTTCTGTCTCTGTTTATCGCAACGATAAACTCCGCTGTCTGCATTCCTGCAATATGCTGAACGGCGCCCGAAATCCCTGCGGCTATGTAGATCTTCGGTTTTACTGTATGGCCGCTCAATCCTACTTGAGCTTCGTGTCCGACCCACTTCGAATCAACGATCTTTCTTGAAGCGCCGACTGTTCCGTTAATAAGCTTTGAAAGCCTGTAGACCGGTTCCATGTTCTCAACCTTTCGAAGTCCCATGCCTCCAGCGATTATCACTTCGGCGTCCTGAACACCCTTCTGGCCCTCTCCTATTGGATGGAACTCTATGAGTTTCGCTGCCGTTTGGGTCAAATCCGGAGTCACGTCAAAGTGAACCAGCTCACATTTGCTTTGATATGCTTCCTTAAGAGGCGAGAATGTTTTTGGTCTCACGGTGGCCATCTGAGGTCTGTGATTCGGGGTCTTTATAGTTGCCATTATGTTGCCGCCTATAGCAGGCCTCGTTTGCAGAAGGTTTCCCGTTCCCTCCTCTATATCGAGACCGGTGCAGTCTGCCGTCAGGCCTGTCTTCAAGAGAGCCGCCAGTCCCGGCATAAAGGTTCTGCCGGAAGTTGTGGCCGGTGCGAGAACGATTTCAGGTGATAACTTTCTTACTATAGCGGCCAGAGTCTTAGTGTATGGTTCGAAATTGAATCTCTTGAAGCTTCCATCAACTGCCAGGATGATTCGATCAGCTCCACCTGAGAAGAGAGAGCTGGACGAATCCTCTTCGACAGACTTGTCGGAGAGGATCACTACGGAAACCGTAAGAGGCCGCTTCATGGATAACTCCCTTGCCTTTCCAAGTAGTTCGAATGTACTTGAGTGGATTTCACTTCCTCTTTTTTCTGCGAT contains the following coding sequences:
- a CDS encoding electron transfer flavoprotein subunit alpha/FixB family protein, encoding MNDLLVIAEKRGSEIHSSTFELLGKARELSMKRPLTVSVVILSDKSVEEDSSSSLFSGGADRIILAVDGSFKRFNFEPYTKTLAAIVRKLSPEIVLAPATTSGRTFMPGLAALLKTGLTADCTGLDIEEGTGNLLQTRPAIGGNIMATIKTPNHRPQMATVRPKTFSPLKEAYQSKCELVHFDVTPDLTQTAAKLIEFHPIGEGQKGVQDAEVIIAGGMGLRKVENMEPVYRLSKLINGTVGASRKIVDSKWVGHEAQVGLSGHTVKPKIYIAAGISGAVQHIAGMQTAEFIVAINRDRNAAIFNFADIGLVGDAVEILNELAESLESEVKK